The uncultured Bacteroides sp. DNA segment TATAATGAAGAAATGCCCCAACTGCGGGAACGAGCTTTATCCTGCCATATCTACAGCTATTCTGGCATTGGTACGCAAAGAAGATTCTATCTTATTGGTGCATGCCCGCAACTTTCGAGGCACATTCAAAAGCCTCGTAGCAGGATTTTTGGAGACTGGAGAAACTTTAGAGGAATGCGTAGCCCGTGAAGTGTTGGAAGAAACAGGACTGAAAGTGAAAAACATCTCTTATTTCGGCAACCAGCCATGGCCATACCCCAGTGGATTAATGGTAGGCTTCATCGCCGATTATGAAAGTGGAGAAATTACACTACAAGACGAAGAGCTGAGTGAAGGCGCATTCTACACCAAAGACAATTTACCCGAACTACCCCGAAAATTAAGTTTAGCCCGCAAGATGATCGACTGGTGGGTTGGATAGTCTATTCGAGAAGAAAAAAAGCGGAATTATTTACAAAGTTAAAACAGATTGCAGTATTCCCGACTTCAGCGCATAGAACGCCTACATTAACCACGTTGAACGTCCGACTTCAACGTGTTGAAGTCGGACGTTCAACAACCCCTGCCCACAAGGCCTGTGGAGGGTCTTTTTAGATAGTATTAAATATAGACAACACTGCGCTACAATAACAGAAAAAGGAGACTGGTTAGGCCTCCTTTTATCGTAAATAACAAAATAGATTATTCCAATCAAATTCCAAGCGACTTCATCACTGCCTGAATCTTTTCATCGGCAGCAGCGTCGGCTCCTGCATAGCAGTTACGACAGCCCATTTCACCTTTTACTTCGACGTAGAATTTAATTTTCGGTTCCGTTCCCGATGGACGAACTGAAACCTTACTGCCATCTTCCGTGAAGTATTGAAGTACGTTAGATGTATCGGGCATATCCAAGTCGGTTACATTGCCGGCAGCATCTGTTTGCTTCAAAGTCTGATAATCTTTCCACAAGATAATCTTAGAACCGGCCATCTCTTTAGGTGGATTGTTACGGAAGTCCGTCATCATTTGCTTAATCTCTTCTGCACCACTCTTTCCTTTCTTCACTACGCTAATACCTTTCTCTTTTGAGAAGCCGTATTCAACGTAGATATCTTGTAGCAATTGATATAAGGTTTTGCCATTATCTTTCGCCCACGCAGCTATCTCGGCTATGAGGCAGCAAGCTGATACGGCATCTTTATCGCGCACAAAGTCTTCGGCCAAGAAGCCGTAGCTTTCTTCGCCACCACCGATATATTTCTTCACCCCTTCATTCAAACGAATTTCACGGGCTATCCATTTGAATCCGGTATAGCAGTCGAGCATCTCGATGTTATTCTTGTCGGCTATCTTTTTGATAAGCTCTGTAGTAACAATAGTCTTCACACAATACTCGTTGCCTTTTATTTTACCCAAAGCACTATATTGAGTAAGGATGTAATACAAGTACATCAAGCAAGTCTGGTTGCCATTAATCAACACCCACTCTCCTTCATCGTTTTTGCAAGAGATACCAACACGATCAGCATCCGGATCACTAGCCATTACCAGTTCGGCATCCATCGCCTTAGCCCTTTCTATTGCCATGGAAAGAGCTGCAGGCTCTTCGGGATTAGGAGATTTCACTGTAGGGAAGTCACCACTAATCACATTTTGCTCAGGCACATCGATAATATTAGTGAAGCCCCATGACTTCAGTGCACGAGGAATAAGTGTAACGCCTGTGCCATGAATAGGAGTATA contains these protein-coding regions:
- the nudC gene encoding NAD(+) diphosphatase gives rise to the protein MESATGEILWLVFFNDQLLLEKQKDAYTLPWGEQPPITPESHTIIHDITTPRGVLCKAFSINREIDETEQYLMAGLRASYEYLPYSQYQIAGKAHEILHWDKNSNFCPACGTPTEKREPIMKKCPNCGNELYPAISTAILALVRKEDSILLVHARNFRGTFKSLVAGFLETGETLEECVAREVLEETGLKVKNISYFGNQPWPYPSGLMVGFIADYESGEITLQDEELSEGAFYTKDNLPELPRKLSLARKMIDWWVG
- a CDS encoding phospho-sugar mutase, whose translation is MENQELIQQVTEKASKWLTPAYDAEAQAEVKRMLDSEDKTELIESFYRDLEFGTGGLRGIMGVGSNRMNIYTVGAATQGLSNYLNNSFKGLKQISVVIGHDCRNNSRKFAEISANIFSANGIKVYLFEALRPTPEISFAIRRFGCQSGIILTASHNPKEYNGYKAYWDDGAQVLAPHDTGIIGEVEKIASAADIKFVGNPELIEIIGENVDSAFIEQVKTVSIDPEVIKRHHDMKIVYTPIHGTGVTLIPRALKSWGFTNIIDVPEQNVISGDFPTVKSPNPEEPAALSMAIERAKAMDAELVMASDPDADRVGISCKNDEGEWVLINGNQTCLMYLYYILTQYSALGKIKGNEYCVKTIVTTELIKKIADKNNIEMLDCYTGFKWIAREIRLNEGVKKYIGGGEESYGFLAEDFVRDKDAVSACCLIAEIAAWAKDNGKTLYQLLQDIYVEYGFSKEKGISVVKKGKSGAEEIKQMMTDFRNNPPKEMAGSKIILWKDYQTLKQTDAAGNVTDLDMPDTSNVLQYFTEDGSKVSVRPSGTEPKIKFYVEVKGEMGCRNCYAGADAAADEKIQAVMKSLGI